A window from Pokkaliibacter sp. MBI-7 encodes these proteins:
- a CDS encoding GNAT family N-acetyltransferase yields MPTTTPSTAFISYSNLHLGPQAGQSEQLQAIHVQRDGAVLLVQLPAAADLQRFRWRAEQLHAPADASLAATLAALDYVFAQPAAPGEVLLQTAPELAAQLLRQGLGWQQQSSAEQVLLIVEAERFWQSPLLWLNQPLTPAFPQRYVMDANGRRHPLRPLKRSGTLYRRYIPWLGQTLSLRTLELDADLPCFNRWMNDPRVAHFWQEQGDMQQHREYLQKQAADPHSQTLIACFDEQPFAYFEVYWAREDRIAPFYQVEDYDRGWHLLVGEDAYRGRPWFSAWFPSLQHFLLLDDPRTQRIVAEPRHDNARLIGHAQQLGFANLKGFDFPHKRARLLMLSRETFFSEQRWQPLPPR; encoded by the coding sequence ATGCCAACCACTACTCCCTCCACCGCCTTTATCAGCTACAGCAATCTGCACCTGGGCCCTCAGGCCGGTCAGTCTGAACAGTTGCAAGCCATCCATGTGCAGCGGGACGGCGCTGTCCTGCTGGTGCAGTTGCCCGCTGCGGCTGATCTGCAACGTTTTCGCTGGCGGGCAGAGCAGCTGCATGCCCCGGCCGACGCCAGCCTTGCCGCCACACTGGCCGCGCTCGACTATGTGTTTGCTCAGCCTGCGGCCCCCGGCGAGGTATTACTGCAGACCGCTCCTGAACTGGCAGCACAACTGCTGCGACAGGGGCTGGGCTGGCAGCAGCAGTCATCAGCGGAACAGGTACTGCTGATAGTGGAGGCGGAACGCTTCTGGCAGTCGCCGCTGCTATGGCTCAACCAGCCGCTGACACCGGCCTTCCCTCAGCGCTACGTCATGGATGCCAATGGCCGTCGCCATCCGCTGCGTCCGCTCAAACGCAGCGGCACCCTGTACCGCCGCTATATTCCCTGGCTCGGCCAGACCCTGAGCCTGCGTACACTGGAGCTGGATGCCGACCTGCCCTGTTTCAACCGCTGGATGAACGATCCGCGGGTTGCGCATTTCTGGCAGGAACAGGGGGATATGCAGCAGCACCGCGAGTATCTGCAAAAGCAGGCAGCCGATCCGCACAGCCAGACCCTGATCGCCTGTTTCGATGAACAGCCCTTTGCCTATTTCGAGGTCTACTGGGCGCGGGAAGACCGCATCGCCCCCTTCTATCAGGTAGAAGATTACGACCGTGGCTGGCATCTGCTGGTCGGAGAAGACGCCTATCGTGGTCGCCCCTGGTTCAGCGCCTGGTTCCCGTCCCTGCAGCATTTCCTGCTGCTGGATGACCCACGCACCCAGCGTATCGTCGCCGAACCCCGGCACGACAACGCCCGGCTGATCGGCCATGCCCAGCAGCTGGGTTTTGCCAACCTCAAGGGTTTTGACTTCCCGCACAAGCGCGCCCGGCTGCTGATGCTGTCGCGGGAAACCTTCTTCAGTGAACAGCGCTGGCAGCCTTTGCCACCCCGTTGA
- a CDS encoding proline racemase family protein has product MNSTYPQIDVLEMHTGGEAVRIVLSGYPPIPGDSILAKRRYAQQHLDHLRRFLMFEPRGHYDMYGVLPVQPSLPEADLAVLFIHNEGYSTMCGHAVIALGRYAVDYGLVEKVEPLTRVNIECPCGLVSAYVEVKGGQSGKVYFDSVPAFLLAADVEVQVPGYGAITVDVAYGGAFYALADAMSLGVDIYNSPVRHLVDAATALTGAVRNAVTLAHPEHADLAFLYGSILTDGRNHPEDGVSHNICVFADAEVDRSPTGSGVTARTAARVARGQIMLGETAEFESITGARFSAEAIRQFEYGEGTGIGTGQAVQVRVAGRAHYAGKASFWLEEGDRIGQGFLLR; this is encoded by the coding sequence TTGAATTCTACTTACCCACAGATTGATGTTCTTGAGATGCATACGGGCGGTGAAGCTGTCCGGATCGTGCTGAGCGGCTATCCCCCCATTCCCGGTGACAGCATTCTGGCTAAGCGACGCTATGCTCAGCAGCATCTGGACCATCTGCGCCGGTTTCTGATGTTTGAGCCGCGCGGTCATTACGACATGTACGGCGTACTGCCGGTGCAACCCAGTTTGCCCGAGGCCGATCTGGCGGTGCTGTTTATCCACAACGAAGGTTACAGCACCATGTGTGGTCATGCGGTGATTGCACTTGGGCGCTATGCCGTGGATTACGGTCTGGTGGAGAAGGTGGAGCCCCTGACCCGGGTCAATATTGAATGCCCCTGCGGTCTGGTCAGTGCCTATGTGGAAGTGAAGGGTGGCCAGTCCGGTAAGGTGTACTTCGACAGCGTGCCGGCCTTTCTGCTGGCGGCCGATGTGGAAGTGCAGGTGCCGGGATACGGTGCCATCACCGTGGATGTGGCCTACGGTGGCGCTTTTTATGCGCTGGCCGATGCCATGTCGCTGGGGGTGGACATTTATAACAGCCCGGTGCGCCATCTGGTGGATGCGGCTACAGCCCTCACCGGTGCCGTGCGCAATGCGGTAACGCTTGCCCATCCTGAGCATGCCGATCTGGCTTTCCTCTATGGCAGTATTCTGACCGATGGTCGTAATCACCCTGAAGACGGGGTGTCGCACAATATCTGTGTATTTGCCGATGCTGAGGTAGACCGCAGCCCGACGGGGTCCGGGGTCACGGCGCGCACGGCTGCGCGGGTAGCCAGGGGGCAGATCATGCTGGGAGAGACTGCCGAGTTTGAAAGCATCACCGGGGCGCGTTTCAGCGCTGAAGCAATCCGTCAGTTTGAATACGGCGAAGGCACCGGCATTGGTACCGGTCAGGCCGTGCAGGTACGGGTTGCCGGGCGCGCCCACTACGCAGGTAAGGCCAGTTTCTGGCTGGAAGAAGGCGATCGGATCGGTCAGGGCTTTCTGTTGCGTTAG
- a CDS encoding DUF393 domain-containing protein produces MNTLTIYYDGQCAICSREMRWLSGLNRHQLLQFVDIQQPGFDPAHLGVSFADLDREIHVSQSDGPLLRGVDAFIAIYRAVDKKLLAGVLALPLIKPLWQWLYLRFARNRYGISRLLGMRVGAKCDLQGKCR; encoded by the coding sequence ATGAACACACTTACCATTTATTACGATGGCCAGTGCGCCATCTGCAGCCGGGAGATGCGCTGGCTGAGCGGGCTTAACCGACACCAGCTGTTGCAGTTTGTCGATATCCAGCAGCCCGGTTTTGACCCTGCCCACCTCGGTGTGAGCTTTGCCGATCTGGACCGGGAAATACATGTCAGCCAGAGCGACGGGCCGCTGCTGCGCGGTGTCGATGCGTTTATCGCCATCTACCGTGCGGTGGATAAGAAGCTGCTGGCCGGGGTGCTGGCACTGCCGCTGATCAAACCGTTATGGCAGTGGCTGTATCTGCGCTTTGCCCGCAACCGTTATGGCATCAGCCGCCTGCTGGGCATGAGAGTGGGCGCAAAGTGCGATCTGCAGGGCAAGTGCCGCTAA
- a CDS encoding lysine N(6)-hydroxylase/L-ornithine N(5)-oxygenase family protein produces the protein MHIHDLIGVGFGPSNLSLAIALAEQPGTGKALDSCFIERQDDFVWHGNMLLDGTTMQVSFLKDLATLRNPASAFTFINYLHQHQRLEDFINLKTFFPSRQEFNQYLTWAADHFDQDVHYGEEVVEVLPQQEGREVVCLRVRSRSSDGRTHERLTRNLALGIGGSPRIPEAFKGLAGHPQVFHSSRYLQQAAALPSQPLRIAVVGAGQSAAEIFMDLHSRHPGYQVDLISRSRALKPADDSPFVNEVFNPSYTDFIYASAEEDRSQLLTEFSNTNYAVVDLPLIEQIYQTLYLQKVSGQQRHRYLRCHGIAQAEANGDQLALTLHDQDSGTFFRQDYDAVILATGFQRQAHHQLLAPLADWLDSNQTDRYYRVATRPHFLPQIFLQGCSENTHGLSDTLLSVLAIRSAEIRDALLPELQRPSRKAYA, from the coding sequence ATGCATATCCATGATCTGATCGGCGTGGGCTTCGGCCCTTCCAACCTGTCACTGGCGATTGCGCTGGCCGAGCAGCCGGGCACCGGCAAAGCACTGGACAGCTGCTTTATCGAACGTCAGGACGATTTCGTCTGGCACGGCAATATGCTGCTGGATGGCACCACCATGCAGGTGTCGTTCCTCAAGGATCTGGCCACCCTGCGCAACCCCGCCAGTGCCTTTACCTTTATCAACTACCTGCACCAGCACCAGCGGCTGGAAGACTTTATCAACCTCAAGACCTTTTTCCCCAGCCGTCAGGAATTCAATCAGTACCTGACCTGGGCCGCCGACCATTTCGATCAGGATGTGCACTATGGCGAAGAGGTAGTGGAAGTCCTGCCGCAGCAGGAAGGTCGGGAAGTGGTCTGCCTGCGGGTACGCAGTCGCAGCAGTGATGGCCGCACACACGAGCGCCTGACCCGCAATCTGGCGCTGGGCATTGGCGGCAGCCCGCGTATTCCCGAAGCGTTCAAAGGGCTGGCTGGCCATCCGCAGGTGTTCCACTCTTCCCGCTACCTGCAGCAGGCGGCTGCCCTGCCATCACAACCGCTGCGTATTGCCGTAGTAGGTGCCGGCCAGAGCGCGGCAGAAATTTTTATGGATCTGCACAGTCGCCATCCGGGGTATCAGGTCGATCTGATCAGCCGTTCGCGTGCCCTCAAGCCCGCCGATGACAGCCCTTTCGTCAATGAAGTGTTCAACCCCAGCTACACCGACTTTATCTACGCCAGCGCCGAGGAGGATCGCAGCCAGCTGCTGACCGAGTTCAGCAACACCAACTATGCGGTGGTCGATCTGCCACTGATCGAGCAGATCTATCAGACCCTGTATCTGCAGAAGGTCAGCGGCCAGCAGCGTCATCGTTACCTGCGCTGCCATGGCATTGCACAGGCAGAAGCCAATGGCGATCAGCTGGCCCTGACCCTGCATGATCAGGACAGCGGCACCTTCTTCCGTCAGGACTACGATGCAGTGATTCTCGCCACCGGCTTCCAGCGTCAGGCCCATCATCAGCTGCTGGCACCACTGGCCGACTGGCTCGACAGCAACCAGACCGATCGTTACTACCGTGTGGCCACCCGCCCGCACTTCCTGCCGCAGATCTTCCTGCAGGGCTGCAGCGAAAACACCCACGGCCTGAGTGACACCCTGCTGTCGGTGCTGGCCATTCGCTCAGCGGAAATCCGCGATGCGTTACTGCCCGAGCTGCAGCGCCCCAGCCGCAAGGCGTATGCCTGA
- a CDS encoding cyclic peptide export ABC transporter, giving the protein MLARLIQQTRPVFYAAMVLSVLNGVANVGLVSLINEILNADGAARYPWLWGFAAIAVVALGLQVGTRILSERLTHGSQASIRSRVAEHASNARYQHLEKVGEARIRTALTDYCHDVAEFFVSLPVMLTNGIVVVGCMLYMLSLSWPIFLLACLTLLLGSAGYHLVHMRAIKHLHVAATEQERLFGHFDSLTAGAKELRLHRHKRELFSQQVLGNSIETVRRGKTTGMSVFALASGWGRFLIFAFIGLVLFLLAANNDQERVMTGIALLFLFMINPLEVLLLSIPRANMAKIAAGKIEAICDELKMEEASASVTPAGFHKIAMHGVIHRYFHEQSDEFFTLGPVNVSFRPGELVFLVGGNGSGKTTLAKLLIGLYVPEDGQIELDDKVVSHASRDEYRQLFSAIFSDFHLFERLLESPRSDLDEAGNRLLTKLHLQHKVQIKDGAFTTRALSQGQRKRLALVVAYLEDRPFLLFDEWAADQDPAFKDVFYRELLPELKAQGKTVVVISHDDRYFHLADRLLKMEDGQLREMALEADIAPAQVEPVMTRAEGAASVQ; this is encoded by the coding sequence ATGCTTGCCCGTCTGATCCAACAGACCCGCCCGGTCTTCTACGCTGCCATGGTGCTCAGCGTCCTCAATGGTGTTGCCAATGTGGGCCTGGTGTCCCTGATCAATGAGATTCTCAATGCTGACGGCGCGGCGCGCTATCCCTGGTTATGGGGATTTGCGGCCATTGCTGTCGTGGCGCTGGGGCTGCAGGTGGGGACGCGGATTCTGTCCGAGCGCCTGACCCACGGTAGTCAGGCCAGCATTCGTTCCCGGGTAGCAGAGCATGCCAGCAACGCCCGTTATCAGCATCTGGAAAAGGTCGGTGAGGCGCGCATCCGCACGGCGCTGACCGACTACTGCCATGATGTGGCCGAGTTTTTTGTCAGCCTGCCGGTGATGCTTACCAACGGCATCGTGGTGGTGGGCTGCATGCTGTACATGCTGTCGCTGTCGTGGCCGATCTTTCTGCTGGCCTGCCTGACCCTGCTGCTGGGGTCGGCGGGCTATCATCTGGTGCACATGCGCGCCATCAAGCATCTGCACGTTGCTGCCACGGAGCAGGAGCGGCTGTTCGGTCACTTCGACTCGCTCACCGCCGGCGCCAAGGAGCTGCGTCTGCATCGTCACAAACGCGAGCTGTTCAGCCAGCAGGTGCTGGGCAACAGTATCGAGACCGTGCGCCGCGGTAAAACCACCGGTATGTCGGTGTTTGCGCTGGCCTCGGGCTGGGGCCGTTTCCTGATCTTCGCCTTTATCGGTCTGGTGCTGTTCCTGCTGGCGGCCAATAACGATCAGGAACGGGTGATGACCGGTATTGCCCTGCTGTTTCTGTTCATGATCAATCCGCTGGAAGTGCTGCTGCTGAGCATTCCGCGCGCCAATATGGCCAAGATTGCTGCAGGCAAGATCGAAGCGATCTGCGATGAGCTGAAGATGGAAGAGGCCAGCGCCAGTGTCACGCCGGCCGGTTTTCACAAGATCGCCATGCACGGCGTGATTCACCGCTATTTCCATGAGCAGAGCGATGAGTTCTTCACCCTTGGGCCGGTCAACGTCAGTTTCCGCCCCGGTGAGCTGGTGTTTCTGGTCGGCGGTAACGGCAGTGGCAAGACCACGCTGGCCAAGTTGTTGATTGGCCTGTATGTGCCGGAAGACGGGCAGATCGAGCTGGATGACAAGGTTGTCAGCCACGCCAGTCGGGATGAGTACCGCCAGCTGTTCTCCGCTATCTTCTCTGACTTCCACCTGTTTGAACGCCTGCTGGAAAGCCCGCGCAGTGATCTGGATGAAGCCGGTAACCGCCTGCTGACCAAGCTGCATCTGCAGCACAAGGTGCAGATCAAGGACGGCGCCTTTACTACCCGTGCCCTGTCACAGGGGCAGCGCAAACGTCTGGCGCTGGTGGTGGCCTATCTGGAGGATCGTCCGTTCCTGCTGTTTGATGAATGGGCGGCGGATCAGGATCCGGCCTTCAAGGATGTGTTCTATCGCGAGTTGCTGCCCGAGCTGAAGGCACAGGGCAAGACCGTGGTGGTGATCAGCCATGATGACCGTTATTTCCATCTGGCCGATCGTCTGTTGAAGATGGAAGACGGACAGCTGCGGGAAATGGCACTGGAAGCCGACATTGCTCCCGCACAGGTGGAGCCAGTCATGACGAGGGCAGAGGGCGCTGCGTCTGTGCAGTAA